Sequence from the Clostridium saccharobutylicum DSM 13864 genome:
ACTTTCTTGTTTGCTCATTTCCTTCTTCATAATAAACATCATAGCCAGCTAACTGAATTATCTTAATTCCTAAGTCATCAGAAAGTTCAATTGCCTTTTTCATTATTTCCATACCTTTATTTCTAGTTTCTTCATTTAAGCTTCCTAATGGATATTTTCTATGTCCACTAAGACACATAGTTCTTATTTCAACACCACATTTAAACATAAGCTCTATAAGTGATTTTCTTTCTTCTTTACTCATGTCTAATCTTGATAACTTTTCATCTGTTTCATCTATACTTATTTCCACCGTATCAAATCCACATTCTCTTGCACAATTTAACTTTTCCTCCCAAGTCAAATTGTTTGGCATTGATTTTTCATATAATCCTAATGTATATTCCTTCATAAAATCACCACCTTCTTAGTTTTGTCCATAATAAGCATTTGGTCCGTGTTTTCTCTTAAAATGCTTTTCTATTAAATCTGTTGGCATAACTTTCGCTGTATGATTTGTTAAAAGTTCTGTGTTTAACGCCATCATTGCTACTTCTTCTAAAACAACTGCATTATGAACAGCTTCCATTGCATCTTTTCCCCATGTAAAAGGTCCATGATTTTTAACTAGAACTGCTGGAACGTATGTTGGATTTAAATCTTTAAATGCATCAACAATAACTCCACCAGTATTGTATTCATAGTTTGATTTTATCTCTTCAGGTGTCATATCTCTTGTACAAGGTATTTCATTATAAAAATAATCTGCTTGAGTTGTACCATATGGTTTTATGCTCTTTCCTGATTGTGCAAATACAGTAGCCCATCTAGAATGTGTGTGTACAACTCCTCCAATTTCCGTAAAATCATTGTATAGTTTTACGTGTGTTGGTGTATCTGATGATGGTTTGTATTTTCCTTCTACTACATTTCCATCTAGATCAACTACAACCATATCCTCTGGCTTCATTATTTCATAATCGACACCTGATGGCTTAATTACAATTAATCCACTTTCTCTATCTATAGCTGAAACATTTCCCCATGTGAAAGTTACTAAATTATATTTTGGTAAAAGCATATTTGCTTCATAAACTTCTTTTTTTAATTCTTCTAACATTACTATTCCTCCTAAACACTCTACATTGAAATGCTCAATTTTATTTATGTTGATAAGGCAAGTTAAAGAAAATAGTCATTTTGAAATGTGTTTTTATTTTTGTATAAGATAAATGGATATAAAAAATTCAACCTATTTAGTATGTAAACACATTAATTAATCATAAGACCAAATAGCCTAATATAATTATTTATTATTCTTTGAGTATGCCTAAATTTAAATAATCTGAATTTTTTTGTTCTCTATAATCATGTGAATTTCAATTAGAATTAAGTTGATTTAAAAAGTCAACTTTGTATTTGTGACAAGATTTTAAGATGTGAATAAATTTCACTTTAAATTTGAAATATTAGGTTTTGTAATTTTAAAATATAATAATCATTTAAGTTTTATTAATTCCTTTTATTTAGAAGCATGGATATCTTTTTAACATCCACACTCCTATTATTAATTTAAATTATGAGCTTATTAAATTTTAGTTTTGTTTATTTTAGGCACATTCAAAAAATAACAAGTTCATGCGCCTTAAAGCATTTTGAGTATATACAAATTACTCTTTTAACACTGTATACACTGCAGCTTCGTTCTTTGTGTGGTTAGCTGAAACAATTAAATCACAATCTTTCAAATTTATAACCGCTACATTAGCTGGACCAACGCCCTTTTCGATAATTGTCTCTTTGCATTTTCCATCAACCCATTGGATATAGAATAATTCAGAATCTACACGTCTTACGCCACCAACAAAGCTTGGTACACCGCAAAGTGTTGTTCCCACTAATGTATGAGCAAAATCAATTTCATATGGATAAGTATAAATTTCAGTATACTTTCCATCGATAAACTTATAAATTTTCATTGAATTTCCATGGAATGGTTCAATAGTCATCAATTCGTCTTGACCATCGTTATCCAAATCACACCAAGCGACTTCACTAATATTACCTTCCATTAATTGATTAACTTGCCATTCTCCATCTTTATTCGGAATAACTTCGAATACTCCTTGATCACAGCCAAAAGTACCACGTGGCTTACCACCTACCATATGACGAATATATCCATGATTTTTAAACAAACCTTTTTTAAGAACTTTAAGATCTATTCCATCTGTTGGTACATCTGGTAATTTACCATAATAGATAGTTCCTGAGTGACTCCAGTCATCTTTAGATGATTTTACATCAGCTATAGTAGCTCCAACAACATAGATTTCTCCATCAACATCCCATACATCAAAACGATGTAAATAAGGTAATTTAATAACAGTTTCAATAACCCATTCACCATCCACTAAATGTCCCCATACTAGACGAGCACTGCTTGGACTTTCTTTTAAATAAAAGTCACGAACAGCTAAAAATTCATTCTTACGATTTGGAATAGGAATGATTGACATACATCCTCCACCATTATCCCAAACTGTGTGACGGTGATTAAAATCTTTGCCACTATATGCATAACAAGGATGTCCTTTTTCTTCAGAAGCTACTAGCAAGTTTAACTCACCATCTAT
This genomic interval carries:
- a CDS encoding L-ribulose-5-phosphate 4-epimerase produces the protein MLEELKKEVYEANMLLPKYNLVTFTWGNVSAIDRESGLIVIKPSGVDYEIMKPEDMVVVDLDGNVVEGKYKPSSDTPTHVKLYNDFTEIGGVVHTHSRWATVFAQSGKSIKPYGTTQADYFYNEIPCTRDMTPEEIKSNYEYNTGGVIVDAFKDLNPTYVPAVLVKNHGPFTWGKDAMEAVHNAVVLEEVAMMALNTELLTNHTAKVMPTDLIEKHFKRKHGPNAYYGQN